A genome region from Chryseobacterium sp. G0186 includes the following:
- the hemE gene encoding uroporphyrinogen decarboxylase, whose product MIKNDLYLKALRGETVERPPVWMMRQAGRYLPEFIALRDQYDFFTRCQTPELAAEITMQPIRRFPLDAAILFSDILVVPQAMGIDFKMKESVGPWLDTPIRTMEQVQNIETPDVNDTLGYVFDAIELTLLKLDNDIPLIGFAGSPWTILCYCVEGKGSKAFDIAKSFCFQQPEAAHLLLQKITDTTIAYLKRKVEKGVSAVQIFDSWGGMLSPTDYQEFSWQYINQIVEALSPLTHVVVFGKGCWFALEDMTMSKASALGVDWTIKPEFARTLTNHTMTLQGNFDPARLHSTPETIKKMVNEMINRFGKDRYIANLGHGILPNVPVENAEAFIRAVVDWKPNL is encoded by the coding sequence ATGATAAAAAACGACCTATATTTAAAAGCACTTCGCGGAGAAACCGTTGAAAGACCTCCTGTTTGGATGATGAGGCAGGCTGGAAGATATTTACCGGAATTCATTGCCCTAAGAGATCAATATGATTTCTTCACAAGATGTCAGACTCCTGAACTTGCTGCTGAAATTACGATGCAGCCTATCCGTAGATTTCCTTTGGATGCTGCTATTCTGTTTTCAGATATTTTGGTAGTTCCACAGGCAATGGGGATTGATTTCAAAATGAAAGAATCTGTTGGACCATGGTTGGATACTCCGATCAGAACAATGGAACAGGTTCAGAACATTGAAACTCCAGATGTGAATGACACTTTAGGATACGTTTTTGATGCTATTGAACTCACTCTTCTGAAATTAGACAATGATATTCCATTGATCGGTTTTGCCGGTTCTCCTTGGACTATTCTTTGCTACTGTGTGGAAGGAAAAGGAAGTAAGGCATTTGATATTGCAAAGTCATTTTGTTTTCAGCAGCCTGAAGCGGCTCACTTATTACTTCAGAAGATTACAGATACTACCATTGCTTATTTAAAGAGAAAGGTAGAAAAAGGAGTTTCTGCCGTACAGATTTTTGATTCCTGGGGAGGAATGCTTTCTCCGACAGATTATCAGGAATTCTCTTGGCAGTACATCAACCAGATCGTTGAAGCATTAAGCCCTCTTACTCATGTTGTGGTATTCGGAAAAGGATGCTGGTTTGCATTGGAAGATATGACGATGTCTAAAGCTTCTGCTCTTGGTGTTGACTGGACGATTAAGCCGGAATTCGCAAGAACCTTGACTAACCACACCATGACATTACAAGGAAATTTTGATCCTGCAAGACTGCATTCAACTCCTGAAACCATCAAGAAAATGGTAAATGAAATGATTAACCGTTTCGGAAAGGACAGATATATCGCCAATCTTGGACACGGAATCCTACCTAATGTTCCTGTAGAAAATGCAGAAGCATTCATTAGAGCCGTTGTTGACTGGAAACCGAATCTTTAA
- a CDS encoding aminotransferase class V-fold PLP-dependent enzyme — translation MFDIQEIRSQFSILDREVNGKPLVYLDNAATSQKPNSVLEVCHAYYTELNANVHRGIHTLSQLATEEMELSRRKIQKFINAEHDFEVIFTKGTTEGLNLIAYILTQKLQKDDEIIISYLEHHSNIVPWQMLCERTGAKLRVIPIDENGILQLDYLDQFLSEKTKIVSVNQVSNALGIVNPIEEIIAKTRKNSDAYIVIDGAQSAPHFNIDVQKLDCDFFVFSGHKMYAPMGTGILYGKREILEALPPFHGGGEMIATCSFEGTTYAGLPFKYEAGTPNVGGNIALGAAVDFMEKVGRENIQNHENALLEYAQRHLLELEGIKIYGEKAKRTGVVSFNLEGVGISSDVGMILDKMGIAVRTGHHCTQPIMNFFNIAGTVRASFAVYNTFEEIDILVEGVKKAQRMLS, via the coding sequence ATGTTTGACATTCAGGAAATAAGAAGCCAGTTTTCTATATTGGACAGAGAAGTGAATGGTAAACCACTGGTTTATCTTGATAATGCAGCTACATCCCAAAAGCCAAATTCGGTTTTAGAAGTCTGTCACGCATACTATACAGAGCTTAATGCCAATGTACACAGAGGAATTCATACATTAAGCCAATTGGCAACAGAAGAAATGGAACTTTCCAGAAGAAAGATTCAGAAATTCATTAATGCTGAACATGATTTCGAAGTGATCTTCACTAAGGGAACAACAGAAGGGTTGAACCTCATCGCTTATATTTTGACTCAAAAATTGCAAAAGGATGACGAGATCATTATTTCATATTTAGAACATCACTCCAATATTGTTCCTTGGCAAATGCTTTGTGAGAGAACAGGAGCAAAGCTTAGAGTTATTCCTATCGATGAAAATGGAATTTTGCAATTAGATTATCTAGACCAATTCTTAAGTGAAAAAACTAAGATTGTCTCTGTAAACCAGGTTTCCAATGCATTGGGAATTGTGAATCCTATTGAAGAGATTATTGCCAAAACAAGAAAGAATTCGGATGCTTATATTGTGATTGATGGTGCTCAGTCTGCTCCACATTTCAATATTGACGTTCAGAAGCTGGACTGTGATTTCTTTGTTTTCTCAGGTCATAAAATGTATGCTCCAATGGGAACGGGTATTTTATACGGAAAACGTGAAATATTAGAGGCTTTGCCACCATTTCATGGTGGAGGAGAGATGATTGCTACGTGTTCTTTTGAGGGAACAACCTATGCCGGGCTTCCTTTTAAGTATGAAGCGGGAACTCCAAACGTAGGAGGGAATATAGCTTTGGGTGCAGCAGTTGATTTTATGGAAAAAGTGGGACGTGAAAATATTCAGAACCATGAAAATGCTTTATTAGAATATGCTCAAAGACATCTTTTAGAGCTAGAAGGAATCAAGATTTATGGAGAAAAAGCTAAGAGAACGGGAGTTGTATCCTTTAATCTTGAGGGAGTAGGAATATCTTCTGATGTAGGAATGATCCTGGATAAAATGGGGATTGCTGTAAGAACAGGACATCACTGTACACAGCCTATTATGAACTTCTTTAATATTGCAGGAACGGTAAGAGCAAGTTTTGCAGTGTATAATACCTTTGAAGAAATTGATATTTTAGTAGAAGGAGTTAAAAAAGCACAAAGAATGTTGAGTTAA
- a CDS encoding 50S ribosomal protein L25/general stress protein Ctc, producing the protein MKSITIQGTKRESVGKKSTKALRDAELVPCVVYGGGAPLNFSAEERAFKGLVYTPEAHTVSIEVDGQTIPAVLQDIQFHPITDKILHADFYQLTDDKPVIMEVPVRITGRSKGVVAGGVLRQSFRKLKVKAIPANLPDEIVVDVTPLRIGNKLYVGSIKTEGYSFVHPDNAVVVAVKMSRNAMKGGAAMEDDEDEEVATEEGAAPEAAETAAE; encoded by the coding sequence ATGAAATCTATTACAATTCAAGGTACAAAAAGAGAAAGCGTGGGCAAAAAGTCTACAAAAGCTTTACGTGATGCTGAATTAGTTCCTTGTGTTGTTTATGGAGGTGGTGCACCATTGAACTTCTCTGCTGAAGAGAGAGCTTTCAAAGGTTTAGTATACACTCCTGAAGCACACACGGTATCTATTGAAGTTGATGGTCAAACAATTCCAGCAGTTCTTCAAGATATTCAGTTTCACCCAATTACTGACAAGATTCTTCACGCAGACTTCTATCAATTAACTGATGATAAGCCAGTTATTATGGAGGTTCCTGTAAGAATTACTGGACGTTCTAAAGGTGTTGTTGCTGGTGGTGTTTTACGTCAGTCTTTCAGAAAATTGAAAGTAAAAGCTATTCCTGCTAACTTGCCAGACGAAATCGTTGTTGATGTTACTCCATTAAGAATTGGTAACAAACTTTATGTAGGTAGTATCAAAACAGAAGGATATTCTTTCGTACACCCTGACAATGCAGTAGTAGTTGCTGTTAAGATGTCTAGAAATGCAATGAAAGGAGGTGCAGCAATGGAAGATGATGAGGATGAAGAAGTTGCAACTGAAGAAGGTGCAGCTCCAGAAGCAGCAGAAACTGCAGCAGAATAA
- the hemA gene encoding glutamyl-tRNA reductase: protein MLQYSNIHQTSNFAVLSISFEKADVETRGKFAFFDENIKNFVSRVHQEDLGDAFVVSTCNRTEIYTTSPNYLLVAEEYCKTIGVNITDFLQFANILTKEEALIHLFRVAAGLESQIIGDFEIIGQIKKAYSRFKKERQNSNPYLERAINAAIQISKRIKNETGISNGAASVSYAAVHYILNSQKRITEKNILLLGVGEIGQNTVENLVKHVFQPKIKIANRTQEKAEKISQKYNIPHVDYSEFDQELKNTDILIVATGAKHPIINQSHFPNGKETLIIDLSIPHNVEKNVTENENVTLIDVDELSKQIQETIQQREKEIPKAEKIIKELMKDFIEWEKKRKLAPNIHHFKAVLKNMERNEMHNFYKKNKYIGITDMELSDKMIQKITNRFAKYIIDNPLKAEEISKLMHEILVEQPNNEFNEKH from the coding sequence ATGTTACAGTATTCCAACATCCATCAAACATCGAATTTTGCTGTGCTTTCCATCAGCTTTGAAAAGGCCGATGTAGAAACGAGAGGGAAATTTGCATTCTTTGATGAAAACATCAAGAACTTTGTTTCCCGGGTCCATCAGGAAGATCTTGGGGATGCATTTGTGGTCTCTACATGTAACAGGACCGAAATCTATACCACTTCTCCCAATTATCTTTTAGTAGCTGAAGAGTACTGTAAAACCATTGGAGTCAATATTACTGATTTCCTTCAGTTTGCCAATATTCTTACCAAAGAAGAAGCGTTGATTCATCTTTTTAGGGTAGCTGCCGGCCTTGAGAGCCAGATTATCGGAGATTTTGAAATTATTGGTCAGATTAAAAAAGCTTACAGCCGCTTTAAAAAGGAAAGACAAAATTCTAACCCTTATCTGGAAAGAGCCATCAATGCAGCTATTCAGATTTCAAAAAGGATAAAGAATGAAACCGGTATTTCCAATGGAGCCGCTTCTGTTTCCTATGCAGCAGTACATTATATTTTAAACAGTCAAAAAAGAATTACCGAAAAGAACATTCTTCTTTTGGGAGTAGGTGAAATTGGACAGAATACCGTTGAAAATCTGGTAAAACATGTCTTTCAGCCGAAAATTAAAATAGCCAACAGAACCCAGGAGAAAGCTGAAAAGATTTCCCAGAAATATAATATTCCTCACGTTGATTATTCTGAGTTTGATCAGGAATTAAAAAACACGGATATCCTTATTGTGGCAACCGGGGCCAAGCACCCTATTATTAATCAATCTCATTTTCCTAACGGAAAGGAGACCTTGATTATTGACTTATCTATTCCGCATAACGTTGAAAAGAATGTTACAGAAAATGAAAATGTAACTTTAATTGACGTTGATGAACTTTCAAAGCAGATCCAGGAAACAATCCAGCAGCGGGAAAAAGAAATTCCAAAAGCTGAAAAGATTATTAAGGAACTGATGAAAGACTTCATTGAATGGGAGAAAAAAAGAAAATTAGCACCAAACATTCATCATTTCAAAGCGGTTTTAAAGAATATGGAACGCAATGAAATGCATAATTTCTATAAGAAGAATAAATATATAGGCATCACAGACATGGAACTTTCTGATAAGATGATTCAGAAGATCACCAACCGTTTTGCAAAATATATCATCGACAATCCTTTAAAAGCCGAAGAAATTAGTAAATTAATGCACGAAATATTAGTTGAACAACCAAACAACGAATTCAATGAAAAGCATTAG
- a CDS encoding uroporphyrinogen-III synthase yields MKILFTKNIDQSIISKELGEDILVDCIEVIKTKPIIINPFDLKNYSLIFTSANGVAAFFKNRFKPNEDFTAKNYNKVYCVGEKTKRALRKHGFGTFKVLKNAEMLSRFIIGNCQHEQFLHFCGNLALNVLDKDLPLQNIKYKKITIYNTEETNPLIPEKYHAAVFFSPSGVRSFAKQNSLKDMKLFSIGETTSGELRNYTQEQIFTSEENTLASIFGLIRKEVGGKF; encoded by the coding sequence ATGAAAATCTTATTTACCAAAAATATAGACCAATCTATTATATCCAAGGAATTAGGAGAGGATATTTTGGTTGATTGTATTGAGGTAATTAAGACCAAGCCTATTATCATTAACCCTTTTGATCTGAAAAACTATTCTCTGATTTTTACCAGCGCGAATGGTGTGGCTGCTTTTTTTAAGAACCGATTTAAGCCTAATGAAGATTTTACAGCAAAAAACTACAACAAGGTTTATTGTGTGGGTGAAAAAACTAAAAGAGCTTTAAGAAAGCACGGATTTGGAACATTTAAGGTATTGAAAAATGCTGAAATGTTATCCCGATTTATCATTGGAAATTGCCAGCACGAACAATTTCTTCATTTCTGCGGAAACCTTGCCCTTAATGTATTGGACAAGGATCTTCCTTTACAAAACATCAAGTATAAAAAAATAACAATCTACAACACCGAGGAAACCAATCCTTTAATACCTGAAAAATATCATGCTGCGGTATTTTTTAGTCCAAGCGGAGTTCGTAGTTTTGCAAAGCAAAATTCCTTAAAGGATATGAAACTGTTTTCGATTGGAGAAACCACGTCCGGGGAATTGAGAAATTACACTCAAGAACAAATTTTCACTTCTGAAGAAAATACACTGGCTTCCATCTTTGGACTGATCAGGAAAGAAGTAGGAGGAAAATTTTAA
- a CDS encoding rod shape-determining protein, with the protein MSLFDMFTQEIAIDLGTANTLIIHNNKIVIDQPSIVAIERSTGKPIAVGEQAKHMQGKTHEDIKTVRPLKDGVIADFHASEHMIKEFIKKIPGIKGKFIQPALRIVICIPSGITEVEKRAVRDSAQKVNAKEVRLIYEPMAAAIGVGIDVQKPEGNMIIDIGGGTTEIAVVALGGIVCDKSVKIAGDVFTNDIAYYLRTHHNLYIGERTAERIKIEVGSAVEDLDVDIEDIPVQGRDLITGKPKEIMVGYKEIARALDKSIIRIEDAVMETLSLTPPELAADIYKTGIYLAGGGALLRGLADRIHKKTGLPVFVAEDPLRAVVRGTGIALKNMDKFNFLIK; encoded by the coding sequence ATGAGTTTATTTGATATGTTTACGCAAGAAATTGCGATAGACCTAGGAACAGCTAATACCCTTATCATCCATAATAATAAAATTGTTATAGATCAACCGTCAATTGTCGCAATTGAACGTTCTACGGGTAAACCCATTGCTGTAGGTGAACAGGCTAAGCATATGCAAGGTAAAACTCATGAGGATATCAAGACGGTTCGTCCATTGAAGGATGGAGTTATTGCAGATTTCCACGCTTCTGAACACATGATTAAGGAATTCATCAAAAAGATTCCTGGAATTAAGGGTAAATTCATACAGCCTGCATTAAGAATTGTAATCTGTATTCCTTCTGGTATTACTGAAGTTGAAAAAAGAGCGGTAAGAGACTCTGCTCAAAAAGTAAACGCTAAAGAAGTGAGATTGATCTATGAACCAATGGCTGCTGCTATCGGGGTTGGGATCGATGTACAGAAGCCTGAAGGGAACATGATTATCGATATAGGTGGAGGTACTACAGAAATTGCTGTGGTAGCTTTGGGAGGTATCGTATGTGATAAATCTGTGAAAATTGCAGGAGATGTATTTACGAATGATATTGCGTATTACTTAAGAACTCACCATAACCTTTACATCGGAGAAAGAACTGCTGAAAGAATCAAAATTGAAGTAGGTTCTGCAGTTGAAGATCTTGATGTAGATATCGAGGACATTCCGGTACAAGGTAGAGACCTTATCACAGGGAAGCCTAAGGAAATTATGGTTGGATACAAAGAGATTGCACGTGCATTAGATAAATCTATCATCAGAATTGAAGATGCTGTAATGGAAACACTTTCTCTTACCCCACCAGAATTGGCTGCTGATATCTATAAGACTGGTATTTATCTAGCCGGAGGAGGTGCTTTACTAAGAGGTCTTGCAGATAGAATCCACAAAAAGACAGGTCTTCCTGTATTTGTAGCGGAAGATCCGTTAAGAGCTGTTGTTCGCGGAACTGGTATTGCCCTTAAGAATATGGATAAATTCAATTTCTTAATTAAATAA
- a CDS encoding rod shape-determining protein MreD gives MISRTLFTDILIMIFLVALQVFVLNRITLFGKYTPVLYPVFVMFYPFFRNKFQFLALSFLIGLAIDGFLNSWGINAFATTLIAYFRTLIFRTSTDTSTDFFSFQSLQWAQFLLFLFSSIFLHQLLVQYIEFFKFSRFFEILFNVLVTSVISFIFIVIYALIFKIKQKV, from the coding sequence ATGATTAGCAGGACTTTATTTACTGATATATTGATCATGATTTTTCTTGTGGCATTACAGGTCTTTGTATTGAACAGGATTACCCTTTTCGGGAAATACACTCCGGTATTGTATCCCGTTTTTGTGATGTTCTATCCTTTTTTCAGAAATAAGTTTCAGTTTCTTGCATTAAGTTTTTTAATTGGTCTGGCAATAGACGGATTCCTTAATTCATGGGGGATTAATGCTTTTGCAACCACTTTGATTGCCTATTTTAGAACATTAATATTCAGGACCTCCACAGATACTTCCACAGATTTTTTCTCTTTTCAGTCCCTTCAATGGGCGCAGTTTTTGCTGTTTTTATTTTCAAGTATTTTTCTGCATCAGCTTTTAGTACAATATATTGAATTCTTTAAGTTTAGCAGATTTTTTGAAATATTGTTTAATGTGTTGGTGACTAGTGTAATTTCATTTATCTTTATCGTTATCTACGCATTAATATTTAAAATCAAACAAAAAGTTTGA
- the hemC gene encoding hydroxymethylbilane synthase, with the protein MKSIRIGTRNSALALWQAREVARHLQNNNYLTEIVPIVSSGDKNLNQPLYSLGITGVFTRDLDIALLNDEIDIAVHSLKDVPTQLPQNIEIITYLERDYPQDILIRKESAKNKELHELKLATSSLRRRAFWLRHYPTTEFSDIRGNIQTRLQKLEDGDFDATILSLAGIKRMKMDIDYEMLPVMISAPSQGVIAVAGHSHKPEINEILKQINHKPTQICVEMERNFLSTLEGGCTAPIGAFAEIIGDQIRFTAALCSLDGKNCIAIDENFEYNPAENFGEKFAKVVLENGGKELMTEIKSQI; encoded by the coding sequence ATGAAAAGCATTAGAATCGGAACGAGAAATTCCGCACTTGCACTTTGGCAGGCTAGAGAGGTTGCAAGGCACCTTCAGAACAATAATTATTTAACGGAGATTGTTCCTATCGTTTCTTCTGGCGATAAGAATCTTAATCAGCCCTTATATTCACTGGGAATCACGGGTGTCTTTACAAGAGACCTTGATATCGCATTACTGAATGACGAAATAGACATTGCTGTTCACTCTCTAAAGGATGTTCCTACTCAGTTACCTCAAAATATTGAGATAATCACCTATCTGGAAAGAGATTATCCACAGGACATTCTGATCAGAAAAGAATCTGCAAAAAACAAGGAACTTCACGAACTGAAGTTGGCAACAAGCAGTTTGAGAAGAAGAGCATTCTGGTTAAGACATTATCCTACCACAGAATTCTCAGATATTCGTGGAAATATTCAAACCCGTCTTCAGAAGCTTGAAGATGGAGATTTTGACGCTACCATTCTATCCTTGGCAGGAATCAAAAGAATGAAAATGGACATTGATTATGAAATGCTTCCGGTAATGATCTCAGCTCCATCGCAGGGTGTTATTGCAGTGGCAGGACATTCTCACAAACCGGAGATCAATGAAATCCTAAAACAAATCAATCATAAACCTACTCAAATCTGTGTAGAAATGGAAAGAAATTTCCTAAGCACATTAGAAGGAGGCTGTACAGCACCTATCGGAGCTTTTGCAGAAATCATCGGCGATCAGATCCGTTTTACTGCAGCTCTTTGTTCTCTGGATGGTAAAAACTGTATTGCCATTGATGAAAACTTTGAATACAATCCAGCAGAAAATTTTGGAGAGAAATTCGCAAAAGTGGTACTGGAGAATGGAGGAAAGGAATTGATGACAGAAATCAAAAGCCAGATCTAG
- a CDS encoding peptidoglycan D,D-transpeptidase FtsI family protein, producing MNTRYLKIFSILVVIALIFVARLAYLQLFTDRYALNAANTSIKTEYVIPQRGVIFDRNGRIMVGNQPAYEVSFTQALMKPDFDTLGFCSLMKISKTDFINKINVIKKEKYYSKLTPMTFLKDLSREDIARVQEIIFKYPAFNIVQRPQRQYEVSTSGNLLGYTNEVNDAEIKKDSTYYLPGDFIGKKGVEKSYEKELRGVKGVKYIQKDIRLRNIGSYKNGTLDKDVITGKDITLTIDYDLQRMAEEMLVNKHGAIVAIDPNNGEILTLASGPDIDPNLFTGPNKSKNLYAMSKDTLYENKPTFDRSVQAAYPPGSTFKLLTALAGMQMGVMTENTIFPCGGGFYYKGLRIKGHGGADPLIPSIQVSSNCYFSHAYLAIMNKYPGEPSKGVDEWKKIMNSFGVGEFLNNDLASGAKGRIPSGEFYEKRQKNLNKYSGKKDFKNWDPLATGAVFNGMGQGDVMLTPLQMANFVAAIANKGWYYTPHIVKSIDGKSNPDARFKVKHKTLVDTKYFEPVLKGMEAVVLRGTGRSLKSNDFTQLAKTGTAQVPQGKDNSIFVLIAPADKPKIVVVAVMEHAGFGATWAGPACTVIAEKYITGDLKRENLYKKMTGASFMPEYKRQWIADLKRKGLYVDPKPDSIKRKKMQDSLNFIKKQKAKLQQRINEETKNTKSVKQ from the coding sequence TTGAACACACGTTATTTAAAAATCTTTTCCATCCTTGTCGTAATCGCTCTTATTTTTGTAGCGAGGCTTGCTTATTTACAACTATTTACAGATCGTTATGCGCTGAATGCAGCCAATACCTCTATTAAAACTGAATATGTTATCCCGCAACGTGGGGTAATTTTTGACAGGAATGGTAGAATTATGGTAGGAAACCAGCCTGCCTATGAAGTTTCCTTTACTCAGGCGTTAATGAAACCGGATTTTGATACATTGGGCTTCTGTAGTCTGATGAAGATCAGTAAAACTGATTTTATCAATAAAATCAATGTCATTAAAAAAGAAAAATACTATTCTAAGCTGACTCCTATGACTTTTTTAAAGGACCTCAGCAGGGAAGATATTGCAAGGGTACAGGAAATCATTTTTAAATACCCTGCCTTTAATATTGTACAGAGACCTCAGCGTCAGTACGAAGTGTCTACTTCCGGAAACCTTCTGGGATATACTAATGAGGTAAATGATGCAGAAATCAAAAAGGATTCTACCTATTATCTTCCTGGTGATTTCATTGGTAAAAAAGGAGTGGAGAAATCCTATGAAAAAGAACTTCGTGGCGTAAAAGGAGTGAAATATATCCAAAAAGATATCAGACTCCGAAATATTGGATCCTATAAAAATGGTACTCTGGATAAAGATGTGATTACGGGGAAAGATATTACATTGACCATTGATTACGATCTTCAGAGAATGGCTGAAGAAATGTTGGTGAATAAGCATGGAGCCATTGTAGCAATAGACCCTAATAATGGGGAAATTCTGACGTTGGCTTCAGGTCCGGATATTGATCCTAACTTATTTACAGGTCCCAATAAATCTAAAAACCTGTATGCAATGTCAAAAGATACGCTGTATGAAAATAAGCCTACTTTTGACAGGTCTGTTCAGGCTGCCTATCCTCCGGGCTCTACATTCAAATTGTTGACTGCCCTTGCAGGAATGCAGATGGGAGTGATGACAGAAAATACTATTTTCCCGTGTGGTGGAGGATTCTATTATAAAGGATTAAGAATTAAAGGACATGGTGGAGCAGATCCATTGATCCCCTCTATTCAGGTTTCCAGTAACTGTTATTTCTCACATGCTTATCTGGCTATTATGAATAAATATCCTGGTGAGCCCTCCAAAGGGGTAGATGAATGGAAAAAGATCATGAATAGCTTTGGCGTTGGTGAGTTCTTAAATAATGACCTTGCTTCAGGTGCAAAAGGAAGAATTCCAAGCGGTGAGTTCTACGAAAAAAGACAAAAAAATTTAAATAAATACAGTGGTAAAAAGGATTTTAAAAACTGGGATCCTTTAGCTACAGGGGCTGTCTTCAATGGAATGGGACAGGGAGATGTGATGCTTACTCCTTTGCAGATGGCAAACTTTGTCGCTGCCATTGCCAATAAAGGCTGGTACTACACGCCTCATATTGTGAAGAGTATCGATGGGAAATCAAATCCAGATGCTAGATTCAAGGTAAAGCACAAAACACTTGTAGATACTAAATACTTTGAGCCCGTATTGAAAGGGATGGAGGCTGTAGTGCTTAGAGGAACAGGTCGAAGTCTCAAATCGAATGATTTTACACAGCTTGCAAAAACAGGAACAGCTCAGGTTCCACAAGGAAAAGATAATTCAATCTTTGTACTGATTGCACCAGCTGATAAACCTAAAATTGTTGTAGTTGCCGTAATGGAACATGCAGGATTTGGAGCTACCTGGGCTGGGCCAGCCTGTACTGTAATTGCTGAAAAGTATATAACAGGTGACCTGAAGAGAGAAAATCTCTATAAAAAGATGACAGGAGCAAGCTTTATGCCTGAGTATAAAAGACAGTGGATTGCAGACCTGAAACGTAAGGGGCTTTATGTAGATCCTAAGCCAGATTCAATCAAGCGTAAAAAAATGCAGGACAGTCTGAACTTTATAAAAAAACAGAAAGCCAAATTACAACAGAGAATAAACGAAGAAACTAAAAATACAAAATCTGTTAAGCAATGA
- the mreC gene encoding rod shape-determining protein MreC has product MGFLLRLFSKNTLFVFFIFLQIIALVLIFTRNAMQRSWVAGQTAAFNSWVSGYIDEGVSYLKLKQINEDLVVQNKALMTELYGKDGTKNPVFKKVHDTIGGGQIYTFVDGEIVFNSINRRNNYFTINRGRRDGVFPQMGVMAPRGIAGIVINSTDSYALVQSVLSVNRIRINAALKNSGYFGTLTWNGDNSRVMHLADIPKYVALKIGDTVVTDGKSAIFPKGVTIGTIAGYSVDNKTGFWDISVELSEKMGALNKVYVVKNLKKAEVQKIQDTMQAVIKKEND; this is encoded by the coding sequence ATGGGATTTTTGCTGAGATTATTTTCGAAGAACACACTTTTCGTCTTCTTTATATTCCTGCAAATTATTGCTCTGGTTCTGATATTCACCAGAAATGCCATGCAGAGATCCTGGGTTGCCGGCCAAACGGCTGCCTTCAACTCTTGGGTTTCCGGATATATTGATGAAGGAGTTTCTTATCTGAAGCTAAAACAGATCAATGAAGATCTTGTTGTTCAGAATAAAGCCCTGATGACTGAACTTTATGGAAAAGACGGGACGAAAAATCCTGTTTTCAAAAAAGTTCATGATACCATTGGTGGTGGGCAAATCTACACTTTTGTTGATGGGGAAATTGTATTCAACAGTATCAACAGAAGAAATAATTATTTTACCATCAACCGTGGCCGCAGAGATGGTGTATTTCCTCAAATGGGGGTAATGGCACCAAGAGGTATCGCGGGGATTGTTATCAATTCTACAGATAGCTATGCATTAGTTCAATCTGTATTAAGTGTAAACAGAATACGAATTAATGCAGCACTGAAAAACTCCGGATATTTTGGTACCTTAACGTGGAACGGAGATAATTCTAGGGTAATGCATCTTGCAGATATTCCAAAATATGTTGCCTTAAAAATTGGAGACACTGTTGTTACAGACGGAAAGTCGGCCATTTTTCCGAAAGGAGTTACGATTGGTACTATTGCAGGATATTCAGTGGATAATAAAACCGGTTTCTGGGATATCTCAGTGGAGCTGAGTGAAAAAATGGGAGCGTTGAACAAGGTTTATGTAGTAAAGAATCTTAAAAAAGCAGAAGTGCAAAAGATTCAGGATACTATGCAGGCTGTAATAAAGAAAGAAAATGATTAG